From the genome of Papaver somniferum cultivar HN1 chromosome 2, ASM357369v1, whole genome shotgun sequence, one region includes:
- the LOC113351684 gene encoding uncharacterized protein LOC113351684: MVSTIHTIKDDQGNWLENRDQVAELLSKHFKKIYTSSNPSKYDIDEALRFVYPIITNDINASLIAIPSVQEIIDTVNMMAPWSSTGPDDFPPGFFRDNWDIVHSESTFVVSRQIHDNIVITHEILHSFKRKKKSTKNGHIAIKLDLSKAFDRLEWSFILDVFKKLGFLEEWYDCMLFCKAFIAYAKNILKVINVFAKASGQAINLEESGFVFSGKMHHRHIKLLSKTLHMKFLCNSEKYLGTPLFIGKDKTKSFGFLIDNFYARLNSSRKSKLNLAGRTVVTKHMLSSLSIYHMACFPFPKTVTSEIDAIQGTFWWSKKNPKHAAYFRSWGDIGKSKANVGLGIRNSHAINRVFICKLGWRLLNLSNTLIWNVDLLHALFLPDEVDRIRSIPLNFNHSDSFMWAHTKSGKFTIKSAYRIYINEDYSFWRKVWNIDCLPKIKFFMWKIFAHMLPVNSLMQLYNPNVNTSCPLCQSHDETIMHLFINCPVVSLIWFGLSFHHLISVDVEWLDDLFLLWHDSSPSSSPYNVSWPNIGYVVLWSIWKLRCDVLFRIVAFDLNNTNLDIKRMLNSYISPKSGSSSSTTPDSCSVRTLLSDVDHILFVDGSFKDFKLGSGVIWCDLSGNVICSRADFEWIPYAVGAEAAALLLAISWAEEMNLPKVVFLSDCLQLVNFVNAATSNFNWRSIDLLNRCRISIVSNVSFKLLYVNGVIIL; the protein is encoded by the exons ATGGTTAGTACCATTCATACAATTAAAGATGACCAGGGGAATTGGTTAGAAAACAGAGATCAGGTAGCTGAGTTACTCTCAAAACATTTCAAGAAGATCTATACTTCCTCCAATCCGAGCAAGTATGACATAGATGAAGCCCTTAGATTTGTTTATCCAATTATTACTAATGACATTAATGCTTCCTTAATTGCCATTCCCTCAGTTCAAGAAATCATTGATACTGTTAACATGATGGCTCCTTGGAGCTCCACAGGGCCGGATGACTTCCCTCCTGGATTCTTCAGGGACAATTGGGACATAGTGCATTCTGAG TCTACATTTGTTGTGAGTCGACAGATTCACGACAACATTGTCATAACTCAtgaaattcttcattcttttaagAGGAAGAAAAAGTCTACAAAAAATGGTCATATAGCGATAAAACTTGATCTTtcaaaagcctttgataggctGGAATGGTCATTCATCTTAGATGTGTTCAAGAAATTAGGATTCTTGGAAGAATGGT ACGACTGCATGTTGTTTTGCAAAGCATTTATTGCCTATGCCAAAAATATCCTCAAAGTTATAAATGTCTTTGCAAAGGCTTCAGGTCAGGCTATTAATCTTGAAGAATCCGGTTTCGTTTTTAGTGGTAAAATGCATCATAGGCATATCAAACTTTTGTCCAAAACTCTTCACATGAAATTCCTCTGCAACTCAGAAAAATATTTAGGTACACCCTTGTTCATTGGTAAGGACAAGACCAAATCTTTTGGTTTTCTGATTGACAATTTTTATGCTAGATTAAATTCTTCTAGGAAATCGAAGTTAAATTTAGCTGGTCGAACTGTTGTGACTAAGCATATGCTTTCTAGTCTTTCCATTTATCATATGGCTTGCTTTCCGTTTCCTAAAACTGTCACTAGCGAGATTGATGCTATTCAGGGGACTTTCTGGTGGTCTAAGAAAAATCCTAAACATGCTGCTTATTTTCGTTCTTGGGGGGACATTGGAAAATCTAAGGCTAATGTGGGTTTAGGAATTAGAAATTCTCATGCTATCAATAGAGTGTTTATCTGCAAGCTTGGTTGGAGATTACTGAATCTGTCAAATACTTTGAT TTGGAATGTTGATCTTTTGCATGCTTTATTCTTGCCTGATGAAGTGGATAGAATTAGATCTATCCCCTTGAACTTTAATCATTCTGACTCCTTTATGTGGGCTCACACCAAATCTGGTAAGTTCACTATTAAGTCGGCTTATAGGATCTACATAAATGAAGATTATTCTTTCTGGAGAAAAGTGTGGAATATTGATTGCTTGCCGAAAATTAAATTCTTCATGTGGAAAATATTTGCGCATATGCTTCCAGTTAATTCCTTAATGCAGTTGTACAACCCTAATGTGAATACTTCTTGCCCTCTCTGTCAGTCTCATGATGAAACGATTATGCATCTCTTCATTAATTGTCCTGTAGTTTCTCTAATTTGGTTTGGTCTTTCTTTTCATCATCTGATTTCTGTGGATGTTGAGTGGCTAGATGATCTGTTCCTCCTCTGGCATGACTCTTCTCCGAGTTCTTCTCCTTATAATGTTTCTTGGCCTAATATTGGTTATGTGGTCTTGTGGAGCATTTGGAAACTGAGATGTGATGTCTTATTCAGAATTGTCGCCTTTGACTTGAATAATACCAATCTGGATATTAAGAGAATGTTAAACTCCTATATTTCTCCTAAGTCCGGTTCTTCCTCAAGTACTACTCCTGATAGTTGTTCTGTGAGAACTCTTTTATCTGATGTTGATCATATCTTATTTGTGGATGGCTCTTTCAAAGATTTTAAGCTGGGTTCGGGTGTTATTTGGTGTGATCTTTCAGGGAATGTAATATGTTCTCGTGCGGACTTTGAGTGGATTCCATATGCAGTgggtgctgaagctgctgctctaCTTCTGGCGATCTCTTGGGCAGAAGAGATGAATCTTCCTAAAGTTGTCTTTCTTAGTGACTGTCTCCAGCTGGTCAATTTTGTGAATGCTGCTACTTCAAACTTTAACTGGAGAAGTATAGACCTCCTAAATCGGTGTAGGATTTCCATTGTTAGTAATGTCTCTTTTAAGCTTTTGTATGTAAACGGTGTAATAATTCTCTAG
- the LOC113348571 gene encoding protein STRUBBELIG-RECEPTOR FAMILY 8-like isoform X2, producing MMGKTSKFSYSFTSPYVFFFTVTALIFVCGSLVEATTDPADVRALQVFYTSLNSPSQLSGWKSDSGDPCGESWKGITCEGSSVVAIQVSGLGLTGTLGYLLSDLFNLKTLDLSDNTIHDSIPYQLPPNLTTLNLAKNNLTGNLPYSISLMTSLIYLNVSQNSLSQPIGDILANLQAVSLMDLSFNNFAGDLPNSFSSMSNLSSLYVQSNELTGSINVLAGLPLTNLNIANNHFTGWIPWEFKSIPNLISDGNSFDNGPAPPPPPYTSPPPGISHDKHNRTRGDGSDGGGSHSSQQKKLKVGPIIGIVVGSIVVLVCAMLALVFCFRRFSKDKQEDERSSRDFLGALSLGADKEVQDPRIKSTATTTDLKPLPAEILMGERGFGKPGSVKRTSSPITATSYTIASLQTATNSFGQECLIGEGSLGRVYRAEFPNEKILAVKKIDSAALSLQEDDYFVEAVSNMSRLRHPNIVTLVGYSTEHGQHILVYEYIGNGNLHDMLHFGDDSGKSLPWNARVKVALGTARALEYLHEVCLPSVVHRNFKSANILLDEQFNPHLSDCGLAALTPNTERQVSTQMVASFGYSAPEFAMSGIYTVKSDVYSFGVVMLELLTGRKPLDNSRPRTEQSLVRWATPQLHDIDALSRMVDPALDGMYPAKSLSRFADIIALCVQSFGLQCPK from the exons ATGATGGGCAAAACATCAAAGTTTTCTTATTCTTTTACTTCACCTtatgtcttcttcttcactgtTACAGCCTTGATTTTTGTTTGTGGTTCTCTCGTTGAAGCTACTACTGATCCAGCTGATG TCAGAGCTTTACAAGTCTTTTATACTTCATTGAATAGTCCGTCTCAACTATCTGGATGGAAATCAGATTCTGGTGATCCTTGTGGAGAATCATGGAAGGGGATTACTTGTGAGGGGTCTTCTGTTGTAGCCAT tcAGGTTTCAGGATTGGGACTAACTGGAACTTTGGGATATTTGCTATCAGACCTTTTCAATTTGAAAACGCT GGATTTAAGTGACAACACTATTCATGATTCAATACCATATCAATTGCCACCAAATCTTACAACCCT AAATCTTGCAAAGAACAATTTAACAGGAAACCTGCCGTACTCCATTTCTCTCATGACTTCGCTTATTTACTT GAATGTTAGTCAGAACTCTCTGTCACAGCCAATTGGGGATATACTTGCCAATCTTCAGGCTGTCTCGCTCAT GGATCTGTCATTCAACAACTTCGCTGGAGATCTTCCAAATTCTTTTAGTTCCATGTCCAACCTTTCTAGCCT CTATGTTCAAAGCAATGAGTTAACAGGTTCGATTAATGTTCTTGCTGGTCTGCCGTTAACCAATCT AAATATTGCAAATAACCATTTCACTGGCTGGATACCATGGGAGTTTAAGTCGATCCCTAATCTTAT ATCTGATGGGAATTCGTTCGACAATGGCCCTGCTCCTCCCCCACCACCATACACCTCACCTCCTCCAGGTATATCTCATGATAAGCATAACCGTACTCGGGGGGATGGATCTGACGGCGGGGGTTCACATTCGAGTCAGCAGAAAAAGTTGAAAGTGGGTCCTATAATAGGCATAGTTGTGGGTTCTATAGTGGTGCTTGTATGTGCAATGCTAGCTCTTGTTTTTTGCTTCAGAAGATTTTCAAAAGACAAACAAGAGGATGAAAGGAGTTCACGGGATTTCTTAGGAGCTCTTTCTCTTGGTGCGGATAAAG AAGTTCAAGACCCAAGGATCAAAAGTACGGCCACTACAACAGATCTGAAACCCCTGCCTGCAGAAATTTTGATGGGCGAGCGAGGATTTGGTAAACCTGGGTCTGTAAAGCGAACAAGTAGCCCTATTACTGCAACTTCCTATACTATCGCTTCTCTGCAAACTGCAACAAACAGCTTTGGTCAGGAATGTCTAATTGGTGAAGGTTCTCTTGGTCGTGTCTACAGGGCGGAGTTCCCCAATGAAAAG ATTTTGGCAGTTAAGAAGATCGATAGTGCGGCATTGTCATTGCAGGAGGACGATTATTTTGTTGAAGCTGTTTCAAACATGTCCCGTCTTAGACACCCTAATATTGTTACACTGGTGGGATATAGCACCGAGCATGGACAACACATTCTGGTGTATGAGTATATTGGAAATGGAAATCTACATGATATGTTGCACTTTGGGGATGATAGTGGCAAATCACTTCCATGGAACGCCCGCGTTAAGGTTGCACTTGGCACTGCTAGGGCTCTGGA GTACTTACATGAAGTTTGCTTGCCATCTGTTGTGCATAGAAACTTCAAATCTGCAAACATTTTACTTGATGAACAGTTTAACCCCCATTTGTCGGATTGTGGACTAGCTGCATTAACACCAAACACTGAGCGGCAG GTTTCCACTCAGATGGTTGCCTCTTTTGGTTATAGTGCTCCTGAATTTGCTATGTCAGGGATTTATACTGTCAAAAGTGATGTGTACAGCTTTGGAGTTGTTATGTTAGAGTTGCTGACGGGTCGGAAGCCACTCGATAA TTCAAGGCCAAGAACTGAACAATCTTTAGTCAGATGGGCGACTCCACAACTGCATGATATTGATGCGTTGTCTAGAATGGTTGATCCTGCACTAGATGGCATGTATCCTGCGAAGTCTCTTTCACGGTTTGCTGACATTATTGCCTTATGCGTCCAG AGTTTCGGCCTCCAGTGTCCGAAGTAG
- the LOC113348571 gene encoding protein STRUBBELIG-RECEPTOR FAMILY 8-like isoform X1 — protein sequence MMGKTSKFSYSFTSPYVFFFTVTALIFVCGSLVEATTDPADVRALQVFYTSLNSPSQLSGWKSDSGDPCGESWKGITCEGSSVVAIQVSGLGLTGTLGYLLSDLFNLKTLDLSDNTIHDSIPYQLPPNLTTLNLAKNNLTGNLPYSISLMTSLIYLNVSQNSLSQPIGDILANLQAVSLMDLSFNNFAGDLPNSFSSMSNLSSLYVQSNELTGSINVLAGLPLTNLNIANNHFTGWIPWEFKSIPNLISDGNSFDNGPAPPPPPYTSPPPGISHDKHNRTRGDGSDGGGSHSSQQKKLKVGPIIGIVVGSIVVLVCAMLALVFCFRRFSKDKQEDERSSRDFLGALSLGADKEVQDPRIKSTATTTDLKPLPAEILMGERGFGKPGSVKRTSSPITATSYTIASLQTATNSFGQECLIGEGSLGRVYRAEFPNEKILAVKKIDSAALSLQEDDYFVEAVSNMSRLRHPNIVTLVGYSTEHGQHILVYEYIGNGNLHDMLHFGDDSGKSLPWNARVKVALGTARALEYLHEVCLPSVVHRNFKSANILLDEQFNPHLSDCGLAALTPNTERQVSTQMVASFGYSAPEFAMSGIYTVKSDVYSFGVVMLELLTGRKPLDNSRPRTEQSLVRWATPQLHDIDALSRMVDPALDGMYPAKSLSRFADIIALCVQPEPEFRPPVSEVVQALIRLMQRASVVKRRSNEESAFPYKLSDYEAIEKSF from the exons ATGATGGGCAAAACATCAAAGTTTTCTTATTCTTTTACTTCACCTtatgtcttcttcttcactgtTACAGCCTTGATTTTTGTTTGTGGTTCTCTCGTTGAAGCTACTACTGATCCAGCTGATG TCAGAGCTTTACAAGTCTTTTATACTTCATTGAATAGTCCGTCTCAACTATCTGGATGGAAATCAGATTCTGGTGATCCTTGTGGAGAATCATGGAAGGGGATTACTTGTGAGGGGTCTTCTGTTGTAGCCAT tcAGGTTTCAGGATTGGGACTAACTGGAACTTTGGGATATTTGCTATCAGACCTTTTCAATTTGAAAACGCT GGATTTAAGTGACAACACTATTCATGATTCAATACCATATCAATTGCCACCAAATCTTACAACCCT AAATCTTGCAAAGAACAATTTAACAGGAAACCTGCCGTACTCCATTTCTCTCATGACTTCGCTTATTTACTT GAATGTTAGTCAGAACTCTCTGTCACAGCCAATTGGGGATATACTTGCCAATCTTCAGGCTGTCTCGCTCAT GGATCTGTCATTCAACAACTTCGCTGGAGATCTTCCAAATTCTTTTAGTTCCATGTCCAACCTTTCTAGCCT CTATGTTCAAAGCAATGAGTTAACAGGTTCGATTAATGTTCTTGCTGGTCTGCCGTTAACCAATCT AAATATTGCAAATAACCATTTCACTGGCTGGATACCATGGGAGTTTAAGTCGATCCCTAATCTTAT ATCTGATGGGAATTCGTTCGACAATGGCCCTGCTCCTCCCCCACCACCATACACCTCACCTCCTCCAGGTATATCTCATGATAAGCATAACCGTACTCGGGGGGATGGATCTGACGGCGGGGGTTCACATTCGAGTCAGCAGAAAAAGTTGAAAGTGGGTCCTATAATAGGCATAGTTGTGGGTTCTATAGTGGTGCTTGTATGTGCAATGCTAGCTCTTGTTTTTTGCTTCAGAAGATTTTCAAAAGACAAACAAGAGGATGAAAGGAGTTCACGGGATTTCTTAGGAGCTCTTTCTCTTGGTGCGGATAAAG AAGTTCAAGACCCAAGGATCAAAAGTACGGCCACTACAACAGATCTGAAACCCCTGCCTGCAGAAATTTTGATGGGCGAGCGAGGATTTGGTAAACCTGGGTCTGTAAAGCGAACAAGTAGCCCTATTACTGCAACTTCCTATACTATCGCTTCTCTGCAAACTGCAACAAACAGCTTTGGTCAGGAATGTCTAATTGGTGAAGGTTCTCTTGGTCGTGTCTACAGGGCGGAGTTCCCCAATGAAAAG ATTTTGGCAGTTAAGAAGATCGATAGTGCGGCATTGTCATTGCAGGAGGACGATTATTTTGTTGAAGCTGTTTCAAACATGTCCCGTCTTAGACACCCTAATATTGTTACACTGGTGGGATATAGCACCGAGCATGGACAACACATTCTGGTGTATGAGTATATTGGAAATGGAAATCTACATGATATGTTGCACTTTGGGGATGATAGTGGCAAATCACTTCCATGGAACGCCCGCGTTAAGGTTGCACTTGGCACTGCTAGGGCTCTGGA GTACTTACATGAAGTTTGCTTGCCATCTGTTGTGCATAGAAACTTCAAATCTGCAAACATTTTACTTGATGAACAGTTTAACCCCCATTTGTCGGATTGTGGACTAGCTGCATTAACACCAAACACTGAGCGGCAG GTTTCCACTCAGATGGTTGCCTCTTTTGGTTATAGTGCTCCTGAATTTGCTATGTCAGGGATTTATACTGTCAAAAGTGATGTGTACAGCTTTGGAGTTGTTATGTTAGAGTTGCTGACGGGTCGGAAGCCACTCGATAA TTCAAGGCCAAGAACTGAACAATCTTTAGTCAGATGGGCGACTCCACAACTGCATGATATTGATGCGTTGTCTAGAATGGTTGATCCTGCACTAGATGGCATGTATCCTGCGAAGTCTCTTTCACGGTTTGCTGACATTATTGCCTTATGCGTCCAG CCTGAACCAGAGTTTCGGCCTCCAGTGTCCGAAGTAGTGCAAGCATTGATTAGATTAATGCAAAGGGCGAGTGTGGTTAAAAGACGTTCAAACGAAGAATCTGCATTTCCATACAAACTTTCAGACTATGAGGCAATCGAGAAGTCATTTTAA
- the LOC113348574 gene encoding uncharacterized protein LOC113348574, with protein MAGAYGYFSQGSKGESSREDKNDEDFDEEDIWNIGKERRETSPRKLKKSSSEISSFALRGVPTGARMIIPKRLNNEARVHQQSSAPVNVPDWSKIYMKNSKGTDFRTGENDEDDGVDANGVKVPPHEWIAKKLEKSQISSFSVCEGAGRTLKGRDMSKVRNAVLTRTGFLE; from the coding sequence ATGGCAGGAGCTTATGGTTATTTCAGTCAAGGTTCAAAGGGTGAGAGCTCAAGAGAAGATAAaaatgatgaagattttgatgaagaagatatttGGAATATAgggaaagaaagaagagaaacaaGTCCAAGGAAGCTCAAAAAATCATCAAGTGAGATATCATCTTTTGCTTTGAGAGGAGTTCCAACCGGGGCACGAATGATTATTCCAAAAAGACTCAATAATGAAGCAAGAGTTCATCAGCAATCATCTGCACCTGTTAATGTTCCTGACTGGTCAAAGATTTACATGAAAAATTCTAAAGGTACTGATTTTAGAACCGGTgagaatgatgaagatgatggggTTGATGCTAATGGTGTTAAGGTCCCTCCTCATGAATGGATTGCTAAGAAACTTGAAAAATCGCAGATTTCATCTTTTTCTGTTTGTGAAGGTGCTGGAAGGACTTTGAAAGGTAGGGATATGAGCAAAGTTAGAAATGCAGTTCTCACCAGAACTGGTTTTCTGGAGTAA
- the LOC113351685 gene encoding uncharacterized protein LOC113351685, with amino-acid sequence MGLRGLRTSLCKNLWKRIWKIRVPYRIQVFIWTASRNDLPSRTILHTRMPIHSVDCPRCTDPHESVMHALSKLSDEAQSFFVAILWSLWTSRNNFIFQNISENHTTVLARARVMLLTRKTSLNVSTTTSVSICDKWMSPSFGWIKCNTDGDFDDTSGENGAGYVMRDFSRKATFCASLVFEVHSAEEAEARAIWAVLKKALEQQLTHIIIESYAKSLIDQFSAGYFKGNSCTDAIFKDIQLFSSRLVVCIFSSQPRYCNFVAHELAMWAKKNNSTMYRSVPPVWLLPIVEEDHYPF; translated from the exons ATGGGGCTCAGAGGTCTTAGGACCTCCCTTTGTAAAAATCTTTGGAAGCGTATTTGGAAAATCAGAGTTCCTTACAGAATTCAAGTTTTTATCTGGACAGCATCTAGAAATGATTTGCCTTCCAGAACTATCCTACACACTAGAATGCCCATACATAGTGTGGATTGCCCTAGGTGTACTGATCCTCATGAATCTGTTATGCATGCTTTG TCTAAACTCTCTGATGAAGCTCAAAGTTTTTTTGTTGCTATCTTATGGTCTCTTTGGACTAGTAGaaacaatttcatcttccaaaatattTCTGAAAATCATACTACTGTCCTAGCTAGAGCCAGAGTGATGCTTCTCACTAGGAAAACTAGCTTGAATGTTTCTACTACTACTTCTGTCAGTATTTGTGATAAATGGATGTCCCCCTCTTTTGGTTGGATTAAATGTAATACTGATGGTGACTTTGATGATACTTCTGGAGAAAATGGTGCAGGGTATGTGATGCGAGATTTCTCAAGAAAAGCAACCTTTTGTGCATCCTTAGTCTTTGAAGTACATTCTGCagaagaagctgaagcaagagcCATCTGGGCAGTACTAAAGAAAGCCTTGGAGCAACAGTTAACTCACATCATCATTGAAAGTTATGCGAAATCCCTCATCGATCAATTTTCAGCTGGGTATTTCAAAGGGAATTCGTGTACGGATGCtatctttaaggatattcaacttTTCTCTTCTAGGTTAGTTGTCTGTATTTTTAGTTCTCAACCTCGTTATTGTAACTTTGTAGCTCATGAACTTGCAATGTGGGCTAAGAAAAACAATTCTACTATGTACAGGTCTGTCCCTCCTGTTTGGCTTCTACCAATAGTTGAGGAGGACCATTATCCTTTTTGA